A stretch of Hypomesus transpacificus isolate Combined female chromosome 7, fHypTra1, whole genome shotgun sequence DNA encodes these proteins:
- the LOC124469730 gene encoding islet amyloid polypeptide has product MYHLRIPVLLIIPLVLLPCVITAPSNRYFSPISSGQESAPPEREDWLLPELVSNPFLSLVVARPQRGLTAVNSHHIEKRKCNTATCVTQRLADFLVRSSNTIGTVYAPTNVGSSTYGKRELLQPPSYFPL; this is encoded by the exons ATGTATCACCTGAGAATTCCCGTGCTTCTAATCATCCCGCTTGTCCTGCTGCCGTGCGTGATCACCGCCCCTAGCAACAG GTACTTCAGCCCCATATCAAGCGGGCAGGAAAGCGCACCCCCGGAGAGAGAAGACTGGCTACTGCCAGAATTGGTCTCCAACCCTTTCCTCAGTCTCGTGGTCGCACGTCCCCAGAGAGGGCTCACAGCTGTCAACAG CCACCACATAGAGAAGCGGAAATGCAACACCGCCACCTGTGTGACCCAGCGACTGGCAGACTTCCTGGTTCGCTCTAGCAACACCATTGGTACCGTTTACGCCCCCACTAATGTGGGCTCCAGCACCTACGGAAAAAGAGAGCTGCTGCAGCCACCCAGCTACTTTCCTCTTTAG
- the recql gene encoding ATP-dependent DNA helicase Q1 isoform X2: MESESTNEVQAELDSVEAELEVVELQVAELLEKQTSLSSRRKHLLRKLEEACDSAQPSGSSSSSQSSRAGPISKKEMQLYDNSDFPWSKELEEKLKDAFQLSQFRPLQLRAINLSMSGKDLFLVMPTGRGKSLCYQLPAVCSEGFTLVVTPLVSLMEDQLMYLKARDVSAVSLNASSSKEHAKMVMGGLTDPKAPFKMLYVTPEKIAKSKLLMSRLEKAYQAGRLSRIAVDEVHCCSQWGHDFRPDYKLLGILKRQFPNVPLLGLTATATSSVLKDCQKILCVPEPITLTASFNRTNLYYEVQMKDANHETSIADISALIKKRYQDQSGIVYVFSQKDAEVVSSDLEKKGIVSYPYHANMHPNDKSKIHRKWTNNKIQVVVATVAFGMGIDKPDVKFVIHHTISKSIENYYQESGRAGRDDRPADCIVFYGFADIFRISTMVVMENVGQKKLLTMVDYCQNVDRCRRSVMAVHFDEVWDDEGCNQMCDVCRHGNDYITVDITNYAREVLQIVELAASLDEKMTPLKVVEAWMGKGPAKRRKMIQTTSLSRPEVEAIIVRLLIQGYLSEDFSFTPYTTYFYLKPGRKAALLRSQANSISMKMRRTGLAAADTTTVKGCGDQVKPPGAKRASGDTAASPPGNKKAKKNPVL, from the exons ATGGAAAGTGAAAGTACAAATG AGGTGCAGGCAGAGCTGGATTCAGTGGAGGCGGAGttggaggtggtggagctgcaggtagcagagctgctggagaagcAGACCAGTCTGAGTTCCCGCAGGAAACACCTTCTAaggaagctggaggaggcaTGTGACTCCGCCCAGCcctcaggctcctcctcctcgtcacaGTCCTCCAGAGCCGGGCCTATCAGCAAGAAGGAGATGCAACTCTATGACAACTCTG ATTTCCCCTGGtccaaggagctggaggagaagctgaAGGATGCGTTCCAGTTGTCTCAGTTTCGTCCCCTGCAGCTGAGGGCCATTAACCTGAGCATGTCTGGCAAGGATCTGTTCTTAGTGATGCCCACTGGACGCGGCAAGAGTCTGTGTTATCAGCTACCTGCTGTCTGCTCCGAGG gTTTCACCCTGGTTGTGACTCCTCTGGTGTCGCTTATGGAAGATCAGCTTATGTACTTGAAGGCCAGAGACGTGTCAGCAGTTTCACTCAACGCATCCAGCAGTAAG GAGCATGCGAAGATGGTGATGGGTGGACTGACAGACCCGAAGGCCCCCTTTAAGATGCTGTACGTCACTCCGGAGAAGATCGCCAAGAGCAAGCTGCTGATGTCACGTCTAGAGAAGGCCTATCAGGCGGGCAGGCTCAGCCGCATCGCCGTTGACGAGGTCCACTGCTGCAGCCAATGGGGGCATGACTTCAGACCAG ACTACAAGCTCCTGGGGATCCTGAAGAGGCAGTTCCCTAACGTGCCGTTGCTAGGCCTGACTGCCACGGCAACGAGCAGCGTTTTGAAGGACTGTCAGAAGATCCTGTGCGTGCCTGAGCCAATCACGCTCACCGCTTCCTTTAACCGCACTAATCTGTACTACGAG GTTCAAATGAAAGATGCAAACCACGAGACATCAATTGCGGACATATCAGCTTTGATCAAGAAGAGATACCAGGACCAGTCAG GGATAGTGTACGTGTTCTCTCAGAAGGATGCAGAGGTGGTGTCCTCCGACCTGGAGAAGAAGGGCATCGTGTCATACCCCTACCACGCCAACATGCACCCTAACGATAAGTCCAAGATCCACCGCAAATGGACCAATAACAAGATCCAG GTGGTGGTGGCCACGGTGGCGTTTGGCATGGGCATCGACAAGCCTGACGTGAAGTTTGTGATCCACCACACTATCAGCAAGTCCATAGAGAACTACTACCAGGAGAGTGGACGTGCAG GCAGGGATGACCGTCCTGCAGACTGTATCGTGTTCTACGGCTTTGCGGACATCTTCAGGATCAGCACCATGGTTGTCATGGAGAACGTGGGGCAGAAGAAGCTTCTGACCATGGTGGACTACTGCCAGAACGTGGACAG GTGTCGGCGCTCAGTCATGGCGGTTCACTTTGATGAAGTCTGGGATGATGAAGGATGCAACCAGATGTGTGATGTCTGCAGACATGGGAAcg ACTACATCACAGTGGACATCACAAACTATGCCCGGGAGGTGCTCCAGATCGTGGAGCTGGCAGCCTCTCTGGACGAGAAGATGACCCCTCTGAAGGTGGTGGAGGCCTGGATGGGCAAGGGCCCGGCCAAACGCAGGAAGATGATCCAGACCACCAGCCTCTCTCGACCGGAGGTGGAGGCCATCATCGTCCGCCTGCTCATCCAGGGCTACCTAAG TGAGGACTTCAGCTTCACACCGTACACCACCTACTTCTACCTGAAGCCTGGTCGTAAGGCTGCTCTGCTGAGGAGCCAAGCTAACTCCATCAGcatgaagatgaggaggacgGGGTTGGCAGCAGCAGACACGACCACG GTTAAAGGGTGTGGTGACCAGGTAAAGCCACCAGGAGCCAAGAGAGCCAGCGGGGACACAGCTGCCAGCCCCCCAGGCAACAAGAAAGCCAAGAAAAACCCTGTCCTCTAG
- the LOC124469312 gene encoding proton myo-inositol cotransporter-like: MLTYPPARRALLVGCGLQMFQQLSGINTVMYYSATILQMSGVRDDKLAIWLAGLTAATNFLFTLLGVWLVERVGRRKLTLGSMLGTCVSLSLLAVGFLLSAQHSPPISLHPTDPSVANSTCATHLMCESCMLDPGCGFCYRENSTTLFASSCVPVNTASTEQAAWGRCSNSTLEKEKTYWAYNYCPTSYSWVVLLGLVSYLAFFAPGLGPMPWTINSEIYPLWARSTGNACSAGVNWSFNVLVSFTFLHMAQYLTYYGAFFLYSAMAWLGFIFIYGCLPETKGRRLEEIESLFDSRLCSCGVTESDEGRQVEYIRVKGSNYHLSDNDASDVE, encoded by the exons ATGCTGACCTACCCTCCTGCACGGAGAGCACTCCTGGTGGGTTGTGGACTGCAGATGTTCCAGCAGCTGTCTGGGATCAACACGGTCAT GTACTACAGCGCCACCATCCTGCAGATGTCGGGAGTGCGAGACGACAAATTGGCTATCTGGTTGGCCGGGCTCACGGCTGCCACCAACTTCCTGTTCACCCTGCTGGGGGTGTGGCTAGTGGAGAGGGTGGGCCGCAGGAAACTCACCTTGGGGAGCATGCTGG GTACGTGTGTGAGTTTGTCTCTGCTGGCTGTTGGCTTCCTGCTGTCTGCCCAGCACTCTCCTCCCATCAGCCTCCACCCCACAGACCCCTCCGTGGCCAACTCGACCTGCGCCACACACCT GATGTGTGAGTCGTGCATGCTGGACCCGGGGTGTGGCTTCTGTTACCGTGAGAACAGCACAACACTCTTTGCCTCCTCCTGTGTACCAGTCAATACAGCCTCCACTGAGCAGGCAGCATGGGGCAG GTGCTCCAACTCTAccctggagaaagagaagacatACTGGGCCTACAACTACTGCCCCACGTCCTACTCCTGGGTGGTCCTGCTGGGTCTGGTCTCCTACCTGGCCTTCTTCGCTCCAG GTCTGGGTCCCATGCCTTGGACAATCAACTCGGAGATCTATCCTCTCTGGGCCCGGAGCACAGGCAATGCCTGTTCTGCTGGAGTCAACTGGAGTTTTAATGTGCTGGTGTCCTTCACCTTCCTGCACATGGCTCAGTACCTCACCTACTACG GAGCCTTCTTCCTGTACTCTGCCATGGCTTGGCTGGGTTTCATCTTCATCTACGGCTGCCTGCCTGAGACCAAGGGCCGGCGGCTGGAGGAGATTGAGTCTTTGTTCGACAGCCGGCTGTGCTCCTGCGGGGTGACGGAGTCAGACGAGGGCCGTCAGGTGGAGTACATCAGGGTGAAGGGGAGCAACTACCACCTCTCGGATAACGACGCCTCCGACGTGGAGTGA
- the pyroxd1 gene encoding pyridine nucleotide-disulfide oxidoreductase domain-containing protein 1 → MMAENKEGTFRFVVVGGGIAGVTCAEQLASQFPSSDVALLTAAPQIKTVTHFKQVSKTLEEFDVEECPSSVLEEKYTNLKVIQSAVTGLQPQLHTLHTVDGQEILYEKLCICSGGRPKLLTQDNPFVLGIRDTDSAQEFQKQLSKAKRIVVIGNGGIALELVYEVEGCEVIWAVKDKAIGNTFFDAGAAQFLIPSLATAKPGRAVPYRRARYTTEGAGALAAATSGGDRRVTEPGSALGPDWHEDITLRGAQEEVSHRVTMEYQCEVEKIYTHQEWLHSKHALHTTDTVSWKVYVQLTNGKTFGCDFIVSATGVVPNTEPFLHGNSFALADDAGLQVDDHMRTSEPDVYAAGDVCTACWEPSPLWQQMRLWTQARQMGWYAGRCMAADVLAEPIELDFCFELFSHITKFFNYKVVLLGKFNGQGLGLDQELLLRCTKALEYVKVVLSGGRMMGAVLIGETDLEETFENLILNQMDLTPYRDELLNPNIDIEDYFD, encoded by the exons aTGATGGCAGAAAATAAAGAAGGGACGTTTAGGTTTGTTGTTGTCGGTGGGGGAATCGCAGGTGTAACTTGTGCTGAGCAG TTGGCCTCCCAGTTTCCATCGAGTGATGTCGCCCTTCTGACTGCAGCTCCTCAGATAAAGACAGTTACACATTTTAAACAG GTGTCAAAGACTCTGGAGGAGTTTGATGTGGAGGAGTGTCCCTCCAGCGTCCTGGAGGAGAAGTACACTAACCTGAAAGTAATCCAGTCTGCTGTCACAGGCCTTCAGCCACAGCTACAT ACTCTTCACACTGTAGACGGTCAGGAGATCCTGTATGAGAAGCTCTGTATCTGCAGCGGGGGAAGACCCAAACTACTCACCCAGgacaacccctttgtcctgggGATACGAGACACAGATAGCGCCCAG GAGTTTCAAAAGCAGTTATCTAAAGCGAAAAGAATAGTGGTCATTGGGAATGGAGGCATTGCCTTGGAATTAGT GTACGAGGTGGAAGGTTGCGAGGTCATTTGGGCTGTAAAAGACAAGGCCATAGGAAACACCTTCTTCGATGCAGGAGCCGCCCAGTTCCTCATCCCATCCCTGGCGACCGCGAAGCCGGGGAGAGCTGTTCCGTATAGGAGAGCTCGCTACACCACTGAAGGGGCTGGAGCCTTGGCTGCAGCTAcctcag GTGGAGATCGTAGGGTGACAGAGCCTGGCAGTGCCCTGGGACCAGACTGGCACGAGGACATCACTCTGAGAGGAGCACAGGAggag GTGTCTCACAGAGTGACCATGGAGTACCAGTGCGAGGTTGAAAAGATCTACACACACCAGGAATGGCTGCATTCAAAGCATGCTCTACACACAACTGACACAG TATCATGGAAGGTGTACGTCCAGCTGACCAATGGGAAAACGTTTGGCTGTGACTTTATCGTCAGCGCCACAGGTGTCGTGCCCAACACAGAACCATTCCTCCATGGCAACAGT TTTGCGCTGGCGGACGACGCTGGACTGCAGGTGGATGACCACATGAGGACGTCAGAGCCTGATGTGTACGCCGCGGGAGATGtgtgcactgcatgctgggaaccCAGCCCGCTGTGGCAGCAG ATGCGTCTGTGGACGCAGGCTCGACAGATGGGCTGGTACGCAGGCCGCTGCATGGCCGCTGACGTCCTGGCTGAACCCATAGAGCTGGACTTCTGCTTCGAGCTCTTCTCACACATCACCAAGTTCTTCAACTACAAG GTGGTCCTTCTGGGGAAGTTCAACGGCCAGGGCCTGGGCCTTGaccaggagctgctgctgcgCTGCACCAAGGCCCTGGAGTACGTCAAGGTGGTCCTGAGCGGGGGGAGGATGATGGGGGCCGTCCTGATCGGAGAGACTGACCTGGAGGAGACGTTCGAGAACCTCATTCTCAACCAGATGGACCTGACGCCTTATAGAGACGAGCTGCTGAACCCCAACATAGATATAGAGGACTACTTTGACTGA
- the recql gene encoding ATP-dependent DNA helicase Q1 isoform X1 has protein sequence MESESTNEVQAELDSVEAELEVVELQVAELLEKQTSLSSRRKHLLRKLEEACDSAQPSGSSSSSQSSRAGPISKKEMQLYDNSDFPWSKELEEKLKDAFQLSQFRPLQLRAINLSMSGKDLFLVMPTGRGKSLCYQLPAVCSEGFTLVVTPLVSLMEDQLMYLKARDVSAVSLNASSSKEHAKMVMGGLTDPKAPFKMLYVTPEKIAKSKLLMSRLEKAYQAGRLSRIAVDEVHCCSQWGHDFRPDYKLLGILKRQFPNVPLLGLTATATSSVLKDCQKILCVPEPITLTASFNRTNLYYEVQMKDANHETSIADISALIKKRYQDQSGIVYVFSQKDAEVVSSDLEKKGIVSYPYHANMHPNDKSKIHRKWTNNKIQVVVATVAFGMGIDKPDVKFVIHHTISKSIENYYQESGRAGRDDRPADCIVFYGFADIFRISTMVVMENVGQKKLLTMVDYCQNVDRCRRSVMAVHFDEVWDDEGCNQMCDVCRHGNDYITVDITNYAREVLQIVELAASLDEKMTPLKVVEAWMGKGPAKRRKMIQTTSLSRPEVEAIIVRLLIQGYLSEDFSFTPYTTYFYLKPGRKAALLRSQANSISMKMRRTGLAAADTTTEDESSAGAQHVLTPAVVNGNGSPLPRPKLVKMDKDQQNLAKKQNHPDQEEEEDSGDGPVLPTAIEVDVEINIIDNEHTPPPIKPSSKRKSTTPQRRRRSCKDQSPPAPAVSSPDHQGPALVASPSQISIISEGAVEELCDLRNYYSKQLRRINYISQEYLQQHPEPGVLACIREPLKSLRLPRGATIAKTARNLWTRVSSRRKLIQR, from the exons ATGGAAAGTGAAAGTACAAATG AGGTGCAGGCAGAGCTGGATTCAGTGGAGGCGGAGttggaggtggtggagctgcaggtagcagagctgctggagaagcAGACCAGTCTGAGTTCCCGCAGGAAACACCTTCTAaggaagctggaggaggcaTGTGACTCCGCCCAGCcctcaggctcctcctcctcgtcacaGTCCTCCAGAGCCGGGCCTATCAGCAAGAAGGAGATGCAACTCTATGACAACTCTG ATTTCCCCTGGtccaaggagctggaggagaagctgaAGGATGCGTTCCAGTTGTCTCAGTTTCGTCCCCTGCAGCTGAGGGCCATTAACCTGAGCATGTCTGGCAAGGATCTGTTCTTAGTGATGCCCACTGGACGCGGCAAGAGTCTGTGTTATCAGCTACCTGCTGTCTGCTCCGAGG gTTTCACCCTGGTTGTGACTCCTCTGGTGTCGCTTATGGAAGATCAGCTTATGTACTTGAAGGCCAGAGACGTGTCAGCAGTTTCACTCAACGCATCCAGCAGTAAG GAGCATGCGAAGATGGTGATGGGTGGACTGACAGACCCGAAGGCCCCCTTTAAGATGCTGTACGTCACTCCGGAGAAGATCGCCAAGAGCAAGCTGCTGATGTCACGTCTAGAGAAGGCCTATCAGGCGGGCAGGCTCAGCCGCATCGCCGTTGACGAGGTCCACTGCTGCAGCCAATGGGGGCATGACTTCAGACCAG ACTACAAGCTCCTGGGGATCCTGAAGAGGCAGTTCCCTAACGTGCCGTTGCTAGGCCTGACTGCCACGGCAACGAGCAGCGTTTTGAAGGACTGTCAGAAGATCCTGTGCGTGCCTGAGCCAATCACGCTCACCGCTTCCTTTAACCGCACTAATCTGTACTACGAG GTTCAAATGAAAGATGCAAACCACGAGACATCAATTGCGGACATATCAGCTTTGATCAAGAAGAGATACCAGGACCAGTCAG GGATAGTGTACGTGTTCTCTCAGAAGGATGCAGAGGTGGTGTCCTCCGACCTGGAGAAGAAGGGCATCGTGTCATACCCCTACCACGCCAACATGCACCCTAACGATAAGTCCAAGATCCACCGCAAATGGACCAATAACAAGATCCAG GTGGTGGTGGCCACGGTGGCGTTTGGCATGGGCATCGACAAGCCTGACGTGAAGTTTGTGATCCACCACACTATCAGCAAGTCCATAGAGAACTACTACCAGGAGAGTGGACGTGCAG GCAGGGATGACCGTCCTGCAGACTGTATCGTGTTCTACGGCTTTGCGGACATCTTCAGGATCAGCACCATGGTTGTCATGGAGAACGTGGGGCAGAAGAAGCTTCTGACCATGGTGGACTACTGCCAGAACGTGGACAG GTGTCGGCGCTCAGTCATGGCGGTTCACTTTGATGAAGTCTGGGATGATGAAGGATGCAACCAGATGTGTGATGTCTGCAGACATGGGAAcg ACTACATCACAGTGGACATCACAAACTATGCCCGGGAGGTGCTCCAGATCGTGGAGCTGGCAGCCTCTCTGGACGAGAAGATGACCCCTCTGAAGGTGGTGGAGGCCTGGATGGGCAAGGGCCCGGCCAAACGCAGGAAGATGATCCAGACCACCAGCCTCTCTCGACCGGAGGTGGAGGCCATCATCGTCCGCCTGCTCATCCAGGGCTACCTAAG TGAGGACTTCAGCTTCACACCGTACACCACCTACTTCTACCTGAAGCCTGGTCGTAAGGCTGCTCTGCTGAGGAGCCAAGCTAACTCCATCAGcatgaagatgaggaggacgGGGTTGGCAGCAGCAGACACGACCACG GAGGATGAGTCTAGTGCTGGAGCCCAACACGTTTTAACACCTGCTGTTGTCAATGGCAACGGCAGTCCTCTGCCGAGACCCAAGCTAGTGAAGATGGACAAAGACCAACAGAACCTAGCCAAGAAACAGAACCACCCtgatcaggaggaggaggaggactctgGAGATGGGCCTGTCTTACCCACCGCTATAGAGGTGGACGTAGAGATCAATATTATAGACAACGAGCACACACCTCCACCAATCAAACCTAGTTCCAAACGTAAATCAACGACCCCTCAGAGACGGAGGAGATCCTGCAAAGATCAGTCTCCTCCGGCCCCTGCAGTCTCCAGCCCCGACCACCAGGGGCCAGCGTTGGTCGCCTCCCCCTCCCAGATCTCCATCATCTCTGAGGGAGCTGTGGAGGAGCTCTGTGACCTCCGCAACTACTACAGCAAGCAGCTGCGGCGAATcaactacatttcccaggagTACTTGCAGCAGCACCCAGAGCCAGGGGTTCTGGCCTGTATCAGGGAGCCTCTGAAGAGCCTGCGCCTGCCTCGAGGGGCGACCATTGCCAAGACAGCGAGGAACCTGTGGACCAGAGTCAGCTCTAGGAGAAAGCTCATCCAGAGATGA
- the LOC124469310 gene encoding uncharacterized protein LOC124469310 isoform X8, producing the protein MELEKESIASLRVSSANRIKGYVSPQLSPVLESNLSDNSASDYQLAHIADTLSPFSSSSSASSSGLFPLQLKGQTQLFPLQLRGQTQPQRSPRPWGATSKKAQVLSSSHGECRCSVYLDVTLCSALQFRPYSHPSGMRESPPGGAVPAGPPRYHQTPSLSTVLFGSTGSDSTETRNKDIHTLGFSLKQPDSEELLTEEELFRGFSNEFRSDAYFGKGNSKISLKADSQNSSSKPPDVKQPHSIHPIPDSLTQLSDCADVTSSCLEQNHASVDCGGSSPSYSPRGGYFSSESDDENDCHQCVQERPHSLPAQLRPDGTLGASEASPWSPPPAPCERSPGSRSSYDLGAGTSPGLSERLCNCASSNCSLTDRGGRYRAQSLITARHKIVATQTRDMGTQTVLPETCQTTEASTQCSFAPERNTNNHCQCCTLGNDSKQLCVAAGGVVPTQVHRGQASPRDGGLRHGARPDWIRVRREEQEHTPWRRVTTGEDRTGHLSINSVHKPLHLLTESRVSMQSPATPILGDVLSTNVTESDKQMDQRVDRVKGEVLDPVGREGEALITNLAEKQQKVTSEDGVTRLSEEDQTLHEISDVLLMLKERKKSEGSA; encoded by the exons GATTAAAGGATATGTTTCTCCACAGCTATCTCCAGTGCTTGAGTCCAACCTGTCAGACAACAGTGCATCAGATTACCAGCTGGCCCACATAGCTGACACACTgagccccttctcctcctcatcctccgcCTCTTCTTCAGGCCTGTTCCCCCTCCAGCTGAAAGGCCAGACCCAGCTGTTCCCCCTCCAGCTGAGAGGCCAGACCCAGCCGCAGCGCTCCCCTCGTCCCTGGGGCGCCACCTCCAAAAAAGCCCAGGTACTGAGCTCCTCTCACGGTGAATGCCGATGCAGTGTTTATCTTGATGTAACGCTCTGCTCTGCCCTTCAGTTCAGACCTTACTCCCACCCTagtgggatgagagagagccctccagggggcgctgtaCCAGCGGGACCTCCACGGTATCATCAGACACCCTCGCTGTCCACAGTCCTGTTTGGAAGCACAGGGTCAGA CAGCACAGAGACCAGAAACAAGGATATTCACACTTTGGGCTTCTCTCTCAAGCAGCCTGACTCTGAGGAGCTGCTCACAGAAGAGGAACTCTTCAGAGGGTTCAGCAATGAGTTTAGGAGTGACG CTTATTTTGGGAAGGGGAATTCAAAAATATCTCTGAAAGCAGACTCACAAAACTCTTCTTCGAAACCACC GGATGTGAAGCAACCACACAGCATACATCCTATACCAGACTCTCTCACCCAG CTTTCCGACTGTGCTGACGTCACTTCCT CATGTCTGGAACAGAACCATGCTTCAGTGGATTGCGGTGGATCTTCTCCTAGTTACTCTCCTAGAGGAGGTTACTTTAGCTCAGAGTCTGATGAT GAAAACGATTGCCACCAGTGTGTACAGGAACGACCTCATTCACTCCCAGCTCAGCTTCGCCCTGATGGGACCCTGGGCGCTAGCGAGGCCTCTCCATGGagtccacccccagccccctgtgAGCGCAGCCCAGGCTCCAGGAGCAGCTACGACCTGGGAGCGGGGACGAGCCCTGGTCTCTCCGAGAGGCTTTGTAACTGTGCAAGTTCAAACTGTAGCCTGACAGACAGGGGTGGGCGTTATCGAGCACAAAGCTTGATAACGGCCAGACACAAGATTGTCGCCACCCAAACGCGAGACATGGGGACTCAGACTGTTTTGCCTGAAACCTGCCAAACAACAGAAGCCTCCACTCAGTGTAGCTTTGCACCTGAGCGCAATACAAACAATCATTGTCAATGTTGCACTCTTGGCAATGATTCAAAGCAGTTGTGTGTGGCTGCTGGTGGTGTAGTACCGACTCAAGTCCACAGGGGGCAGGCAAGTcccagagatggaggtctgagACACGGAGCACGGCCAGACTGGATCAGAGTGAGGCGAGAAGAACAAGAGCACACACCCTGGAGGAGAGTAacaacaggagaggacaggactgGGCACCTGTCAATCAACTCTGTCCATaagcccctccacctcctcactgAGAGCAGAGTGAGCATGCAGAGTCCGGCCACTCCCATCCTGGGAGATGTGCTGAGCACCAACGTGACAG AATCAGATAAGCAGATGGATCAAAGAGTAGACAGGGTAAAAGGAGAGGTACTCGACCCtgtaggaagagagggggaagctCTCATCACAAACCTGGCTGAGAAGCAACAGAAGGTCACGTCCGAGGATGGAGTTACCAGGCTGTCAGAAGAGGACCAGACTCTCCACGAAATATCAGATGTTCTGCTTATgttgaaggagagaaagaagagcgaGGGCAGTGCATGA
- the LOC124469554 gene encoding solute carrier organic anion transporter family member 1C1-like yields MFIVALSFAYFSKALAGTYMKSSITQIERRFDLSSSLIGLIDGSFEMACVKDSSSHMWIYVFLGNALRGIGETPVTPLGISYVDDFAKAENSPFYIACLQTITLLGPMFGFLLGSYCARLYVDIGHVDIESVTITPKDARWVGAWWLGFFVSSIILLLASIPFWFLPRSLPKQGEENKLPSDTPEGVENGTNHNNMKMADIAKGFLPSLKRLLGTPAYFLLLCGSILKFNSFIGLLTFKAKYMEQQFGQSASRANFLIGVLNLPVVAIGIFLGGLLMKRYKLSVVSGAQLSFVTSFLAYLLLLLQFGTKCDNVPMAGLTVSYNGTPGLSYNDSELFSECNQDCSCSVREWDPVCAQNGLTYMSPCLAGCVASSGYGKNTVFHNCSCVSSWPPGGSASVSLGQCPRGRDCSRSFTSYMAVSVLSSFINSLGATPGYMVIIRCIKPELKSLALGIQTLVVRTLGGIPAPVYFGALIDSTCLKWGVKKCGGRGACRMYDSDMYR; encoded by the exons aTGTTCATCGTAGCTCTATCCTTCGCCTACTTCTCTAAGGCTTTGGCAGGGACTTACATGAAGAGCTCCATCACTCAGATCGAGAGGCGCTTCgatctctccagctccctcatCGGACTCATCGACGGCAGCTTTGAGATGG cctGTGTGAAAGACTCCAGCTCTCACATGTGGATCTATGTGTTCCTGGGGAATGCCCTGAGAGGCATTGGAGAGACCCCCGTCACACCCCTCGGCATCTCCTACGTTGACGACTTCGCCAAAGCCGAGAACTCTCCTTTTTACATCG CTTGTCTGCAGACTATCACTCTGTTGGGACCCATGTTTGGATTTCTACTTGGCTCCTACTGTGCTAGGCTCTATGTCGATATTGGACATGTTGATATTG AGAGTGTGACCATCACCCCTAAAGACGCCCGGTGGGTGGGGGCCTGGTGGCTGGGTTTCTTTGTCTCCTCCATCATCTTACTACTAGCCAGCATCCCCTTCTGGTTCCTACCCCGCTCGCTGCCCAAGCAGGGCGAGGAGAACAAGCTTCCATCAGATACTCCAGAAGGGGTGGAGAATGGCACCAACCACAACAATATGAAGATGGCCGACATTGCCAAAG GCTTCCTGCCCTCCCTGAAGAGGCTGCTGGGAACTCCAGCCTACTTCCTGTTGTTGTGCGGCAGCATCCTGAAGTTCAACTCCTTCATCGGCCTGCTCACCTTCAAGGCCAAGTACATGGAGCAGCAGTTCGGACAGTCGGCATCCAGAGCCAACTTCCTCATAG GTGTGCTCAACCTGCCAGTGGTTGCCATAGGGATCTTCCTGGGTGGTCTGCTGATGAAGAGGTATAAACTGAGTGTTGTCTCTGGCGCACAGCTATCCTTCGTCACTTCCTTCCTtgcctacctcctcctcctcctccagtttgGCACCAAGTGTGACAACGTGCCCATGGCCGGCCTGACCGTGTCCTACAATGG GACCCCAGGGCTGTCCTACAATGACAGCGAGCTGTTCTCTGAGTGTAACCAGGACTGCTCCTGCTCGGTCAGGGAGTGGGACCCTGTCTGTGCCCAGAACGGCCTCACGTACATGTCCCCATGTCTGGCTGGCTGCGTTGCATCGTCCGGCTACGGCAAGAACACG GTGTTCCACAACTGCAGCTGTGTGTCCTCCTGGCCTCCAGGGGGCAGTGCTTCTGTGTCTCTCGGCCAGTGTCCTCGCGGCAGAGACTGCAGCCGCAGCTTCACCTCCTACATGGCCGTGTCAGTCCTCAGCTCCTTCATCAACTCTCTGGGAGCCACTCCAGGATACATGGTCATCATCCG ATGCATCAAGCCGGAGCTGAAATCCCTGGCCCTGGGCATCCAGACGCTGGTGGTCAGAACACTAG GTGGCATCCCAGCACCTGTATACTTTGGGGCGCTGATCGACTCGACGTGTCTGAAGTGGGGCGTGAAGAAGTGTGGGGGCAGGGGAGCCTGCCGGATGTACGACTCTGACATGTACAGGTAA